From the Streptomyces syringium genome, one window contains:
- a CDS encoding phage tail sheath C-terminal domain-containing protein: MPVQPTYPGVYIEELPSSVRTITAVSTSVAAFLGHTRRGPVNRPVTITSFADYERRFGGLASDSAVSYAVQQFFLNGGSVAVVVRVGAAGTGKSAGVTLTSSETEAAADALGLTAKEPGVWGSGLRVAIDYDTPKPKETFNLHVFDSAGGARESFTGISMDPAHPRYVKALVDSASSLVQVTLARGGRPDPVGTVSKPFGERLPDLTAAIDVKIGAVKHTFKIYDPQADGDSPPKSVPQLALLLERKLRALPDAPGKRAFAGTRVTAFGQRLQVVAGSLDKDDVVHFSGDAAGPLGLEDFARPPAFVLDGGQDASPPGPTDLIGSEAGKTGINALREVQDVNLLVLPEVAGYTNVDDAATVLSAAVALCQEKRMFLVADAPAAWRSIDAARAGLPMFESVPGTHAALYFPHLEMVDLVTGRLRAFPPSGAVAGVMARTDSERGVWKAPAGTEARLAGVRALTVPMTDRENGLLNPVALNCLRSFPVVGPVIWGARTLAGADVLASQWKYVPVRRLALMLEESLYRGTKWVVFEPNDERLWSQIRLNIGAFLHTLFQQGAFQGTAAREAYFVKCDKDTTTQDDINRGVVNVVVGFAPLKPAEFVIVKIEQMAGQIEV, encoded by the coding sequence ATGCCGGTGCAACCGACCTATCCCGGCGTCTACATCGAAGAACTTCCCAGCAGCGTCCGTACCATCACGGCGGTCAGCACCTCTGTGGCCGCGTTCCTCGGGCACACCCGCCGGGGCCCGGTCAACCGGCCGGTGACCATCACCAGCTTCGCGGACTACGAGCGCCGGTTCGGCGGTCTCGCCTCGGACAGCGCGGTCAGCTATGCCGTCCAGCAGTTCTTCCTCAACGGGGGATCGGTCGCGGTCGTCGTGCGGGTGGGCGCCGCGGGGACCGGCAAGTCCGCCGGTGTGACGCTGACGTCGAGCGAGACCGAGGCGGCCGCCGACGCGCTGGGGCTCACCGCCAAGGAGCCGGGCGTATGGGGCTCAGGGCTGCGCGTCGCGATCGACTACGACACACCGAAGCCGAAAGAGACCTTCAACCTGCACGTTTTTGACAGTGCGGGCGGGGCGCGGGAATCCTTCACCGGAATATCCATGGATCCGGCCCACCCCCGTTACGTAAAAGCCCTGGTGGATTCCGCTTCTTCCCTGGTCCAGGTGACGTTGGCCCGGGGTGGCCGCCCCGACCCCGTGGGCACGGTTTCCAAGCCGTTCGGGGAACGGCTTCCGGATTTGACCGCGGCGATCGACGTGAAAATCGGCGCGGTCAAGCACACATTCAAGATCTACGATCCGCAGGCCGACGGCGACTCCCCACCGAAATCCGTCCCGCAACTCGCCCTCCTGCTGGAACGGAAACTGCGGGCCCTTCCCGACGCCCCGGGCAAGCGGGCCTTCGCGGGTACCCGGGTCACCGCGTTCGGGCAGCGGCTCCAGGTCGTGGCGGGCTCCCTCGACAAGGACGACGTGGTCCATTTCAGCGGCGACGCCGCGGGACCGCTCGGCCTCGAGGACTTCGCCCGGCCGCCCGCCTTCGTCCTCGACGGCGGTCAGGACGCGAGCCCGCCGGGACCGACCGACCTGATCGGCAGCGAGGCCGGGAAGACCGGCATCAACGCCCTGCGCGAGGTCCAGGACGTCAACCTCCTGGTCCTGCCGGAGGTGGCCGGCTACACCAACGTCGACGACGCCGCGACCGTCCTGTCCGCCGCCGTGGCCCTGTGCCAGGAGAAGCGGATGTTCCTGGTGGCCGACGCGCCCGCCGCGTGGCGGAGCATCGATGCCGCACGGGCCGGCCTGCCCATGTTCGAGTCCGTGCCCGGCACGCACGCGGCTCTGTACTTCCCGCACCTGGAGATGGTCGACCTGGTCACCGGGCGGCTGCGGGCCTTCCCGCCGTCGGGCGCCGTCGCCGGGGTCATGGCCCGCACGGACAGCGAGCGCGGGGTGTGGAAGGCACCGGCCGGTACCGAAGCCCGGCTCGCCGGGGTACGGGCGCTCACCGTGCCGATGACCGACCGGGAGAACGGGCTGCTCAACCCCGTGGCGCTCAACTGCCTCCGCTCCTTCCCCGTCGTCGGCCCGGTGATCTGGGGCGCGCGGACCCTGGCGGGGGCGGACGTGCTCGCCTCCCAGTGGAAGTACGTACCGGTCAGGCGTCTGGCGCTGATGCTCGAGGAGAGCCTGTACCGCGGCACCAAGTGGGTCGTCTTCGAGCCCAACGACGAACGTCTGTGGTCGCAGATCCGGCTCAACATCGGCGCGTTCCTGCACACGCTCTTCCAACAGGGGGCGTTCCAGGGCACGGCCGCACGCGAGGCGTACTTCGTCAAGTGCGACAAGGACACCACCACGCAGGACGACATCAACCGCGGCGTGGTGAACGTCGTGGTCGGATTCGCTCCGCTCAAGCCCGCGGAGTTCGTGATCGTCAAGATCGAGCAGATGGCCGGACAGATCGAGGTATAG